In Streptomyces sp. NBC_00448, the following are encoded in one genomic region:
- a CDS encoding DivIVA domain-containing protein encodes MFWFMLIALVAVVAAVALAVLGDGGALKDSQPDRLEDRLPPDRPLVRADVDAVRLPVGLRGYRMLDVDEVLERLGAELAERDARIAELEAHLAGAPAGAHRYDTPAVPGTSPQIAPGAPYGSGGGNGQGYGHGYGGGPGSGYAEPAARPDRPVAGPDGLPGGTGE; translated from the coding sequence GTGTTCTGGTTCATGCTCATCGCGCTCGTCGCGGTGGTCGCCGCGGTGGCGCTGGCCGTACTCGGCGACGGCGGCGCGCTCAAGGACTCCCAGCCCGACCGGCTCGAGGACCGGCTGCCCCCCGACCGCCCGCTGGTCCGCGCCGACGTGGACGCGGTCCGGCTGCCGGTGGGCCTGCGCGGCTACCGCATGCTCGACGTGGACGAGGTGCTGGAGCGGCTCGGCGCGGAGCTGGCCGAACGCGACGCCCGCATCGCCGAGCTGGAGGCCCACCTCGCCGGCGCCCCCGCCGGCGCGCACCGCTACGACACCCCCGCCGTGCCGGGCACGTCCCCCCAGATCGCCCCCGGCGCCCCGTACGGGAGCGGCGGCGGCAACGGGCAGGGATACGGCCACGGATACGGTGGCGGGCCCGGCAGCGGCTACGCAGAGCCCGCCGCCCGCCCCGACCGGCCCGTGGCCGGCCCCGACGGCCTCCCGGGCGGCACGGGTGAGTGA
- a CDS encoding DNA-3-methyladenine glycosylase I, whose translation MSDGTAIPGPDGLLRCPWGLSTPDYLAYHDEEWGKPVHGDDALFERICLEAFQSGLSWITILRRRETFRAAFRHFAIDKVAAFTDEDRTRLLADPGIIRNRAKVDAAISNAAAAREVRDSYDGGLDALVWSFAPDPASRPAPRTLSDVAATTPESTALSKDLKKRGFRFVGPTTAHALMQACGLVNDHLADCTAR comes from the coding sequence GTGAGTGACGGCACCGCCATCCCCGGCCCCGACGGCCTGCTCCGCTGCCCCTGGGGCCTGTCCACCCCCGACTACCTGGCGTACCACGACGAGGAGTGGGGCAAGCCGGTGCACGGCGACGACGCCCTCTTCGAGCGGATCTGCCTGGAGGCCTTCCAGTCCGGGCTGTCGTGGATCACCATCCTGCGCCGCCGCGAGACCTTCCGCGCCGCCTTCCGGCACTTCGCCATCGACAAGGTCGCCGCGTTCACCGACGAGGACCGGACCCGGCTGCTCGCCGACCCCGGGATCATCCGCAACCGCGCCAAGGTCGACGCCGCGATCTCCAACGCCGCCGCCGCCCGCGAGGTCCGCGACAGCTACGACGGCGGCCTGGACGCCCTCGTCTGGTCCTTCGCCCCGGACCCCGCGAGCCGCCCCGCTCCGCGCACCCTCTCCGACGTCGCGGCCACCACCCCCGAGTCCACCGCGCTCTCCAAGGACCTGAAGAAACGCGGCTTCCGCTTCGTGGGCCCGACCACCGCGCACGCCCTGATGCAGGCGTGCGGCCTGGTCAACGACCACCTGGCGGACTGTACGGCCCGCTGA
- a CDS encoding enoyl-CoA hydratase-related protein yields the protein MGESVLYEVEDGLATVTLNRPEAMNALDTDTKNALREALRTAGSDDAVRAVLLTATGRAFCVGQDLKEHIGILESGGGLATVAEHYNPIVTALATMPKPVVAAVNGVAAGAGAGFAFAADYRLAADTASFTTAFAGVALSTDSGMSWTLPRLVGQARAAELLLFPRPVPAQEALALGLVHQVLPAAELAQAAVAVARRLADGPTVAYAAMKEALAYGASHTLEESLAHEDTLQARAGASADHREAVSAFVEKRKPRFEGR from the coding sequence ATGGGCGAGAGCGTGCTGTACGAGGTCGAGGACGGCTTGGCGACGGTCACCCTGAACCGACCGGAGGCCATGAACGCGCTCGACACGGATACGAAGAACGCGTTGCGCGAGGCGCTGCGGACCGCGGGCTCCGACGACGCGGTGCGCGCCGTGCTGCTCACCGCGACGGGCCGGGCGTTCTGCGTCGGACAGGACCTCAAGGAGCACATCGGCATCCTGGAGTCGGGCGGCGGCCTGGCGACGGTCGCCGAGCACTACAACCCGATCGTCACCGCCCTGGCCACCATGCCCAAGCCGGTGGTCGCCGCGGTCAACGGGGTGGCGGCCGGGGCGGGCGCGGGGTTCGCGTTCGCCGCGGACTACCGGCTCGCCGCGGACACGGCGTCCTTCACCACCGCGTTCGCCGGGGTGGCGCTGTCCACGGACTCAGGGATGTCGTGGACGCTGCCGCGGCTGGTCGGCCAGGCGCGGGCCGCGGAGTTGCTGCTGTTCCCGCGGCCGGTGCCGGCGCAGGAGGCGCTGGCGCTCGGCCTGGTGCACCAGGTGCTTCCGGCGGCGGAGCTGGCGCAGGCCGCGGTCGCGGTGGCCCGGCGGCTCGCCGACGGCCCGACCGTCGCGTACGCCGCGATGAAGGAGGCGCTGGCGTACGGGGCGTCGCACACGCTGGAGGAGTCGCTCGCCCACGAGGACACGCTCCAGGCGCGGGCGGGGGCGTCGGCGGACCACCGTGAGGCGGTCTCGGCGTTCGTCGAGAAGCGGAAGCCGAGGTTCGAGGGGCGCTGA
- a CDS encoding DUF3117 domain-containing protein gives MAAMKPRTGDGPLEVTKEGRSIIMRVPLEGGGRLVVELTPDEADALGDALKKAIV, from the coding sequence ATGGCGGCCATGAAGCCGCGGACGGGTGACGGCCCGCTCGAGGTGACCAAGGAGGGGCGGAGCATCATCATGCGCGTTCCGCTGGAGGGCGGCGGGCGGCTGGTAGTAGAGCTGACCCCGGACGAGGCGGACGCCCTGGGCGATGCGCTGAAGAAGGCCATCGTCTGA
- a CDS encoding O-methyltransferase, translated as MQGEHRTRGAAITGNRQASWAFADAFVAEDDALIRARARSRTEGLRAVSPGTGAALRLLAGACDAKSVVEIGTGTGVSGIHLLRGMRPDGVLTTVDSEPDRQQLAREAYREAGVAANRARFICGRALDVLPRLTDGGYDLVFCDADRLECLDYLDESLRLLRPGGVLCFEGAFAQGRALDAAHQDAESLHLRDLMRAVRDSPRLAPVLLPTDDGLLCAIRRA; from the coding sequence TTGCAAGGAGAACACCGGACAAGGGGAGCGGCCATTACCGGCAACCGGCAGGCGAGCTGGGCGTTCGCGGACGCCTTCGTCGCCGAGGACGACGCCTTGATACGCGCCCGCGCCCGCTCGCGTACGGAGGGGCTGCGCGCGGTCTCCCCCGGCACCGGCGCGGCCCTGCGACTGCTCGCCGGGGCCTGCGACGCGAAGTCCGTGGTCGAGATCGGCACCGGCACCGGCGTCTCCGGCATCCACCTGCTGCGCGGCATGCGGCCCGACGGGGTGCTGACCACCGTGGACTCCGAACCCGACCGCCAGCAGCTCGCCCGCGAGGCGTACCGCGAGGCCGGGGTCGCCGCCAACCGGGCCCGCTTCATCTGCGGCCGCGCCCTCGACGTGCTGCCCCGCCTCACCGACGGCGGATACGACCTGGTCTTCTGCGACGCCGACCGGCTGGAGTGCCTGGACTACCTCGACGAGTCGCTGCGGCTGCTGCGCCCCGGCGGCGTGCTCTGCTTCGAGGGCGCCTTCGCCCAGGGCCGCGCGCTGGACGCCGCCCACCAGGACGCCGAGTCCCTGCACTTGCGCGACCTGATGCGGGCGGTCCGGGACAGCCCGCGGCTGGCCCCGGTCCTGCTGCCCACGGACGACGGCCTCCTCTGCGCCATCCGCCGCGCATGA
- the sigE gene encoding RNA polymerase sigma factor SigE — MVGALLETTRADRGGAAAAGDRGMLDRFRKSAGQPKSVTDTADDRSPRTDSATATFATDGDGQTWTPPSWEEIVSTHSARVYRLAYRLTGNQHDAEDLTQEVFVRVFRSLSTYTPGTFEGWLHRITTNLFLDMVRRRQRIRFDALGDDAAERLPSREPSPAQHFSDTHFDADVQQALDTLAPEFRAAVVLCDIEGLSYEEIAATLGVKLGTVRSRIHRGRSHLRKALEHRAPGARPAPAFAATGSKPLEGGRA; from the coding sequence ATGGTAGGGGCTCTACTGGAGACCACCAGAGCCGACAGGGGAGGTGCGGCTGCGGCCGGTGACCGAGGAATGCTCGACCGCTTCCGAAAGTCCGCCGGACAGCCGAAATCCGTGACCGACACAGCTGATGACCGTTCACCCAGGACCGACTCCGCGACCGCGACGTTCGCTACCGACGGAGACGGCCAGACGTGGACGCCTCCTTCCTGGGAGGAGATCGTCAGCACGCACAGTGCCCGGGTGTACCGGCTGGCCTACCGCCTGACCGGGAACCAGCACGACGCGGAAGACCTCACCCAGGAGGTCTTCGTGCGGGTCTTCCGCTCCCTGTCCACCTACACGCCCGGCACTTTCGAGGGCTGGCTGCACCGCATCACCACGAACCTCTTCCTGGACATGGTGCGGCGCCGGCAGCGCATTCGTTTCGACGCTCTCGGCGACGACGCGGCGGAGCGGCTGCCCAGCCGCGAGCCGTCCCCCGCGCAGCACTTCAGCGACACCCACTTCGACGCGGACGTCCAGCAGGCGCTGGACACCCTCGCGCCGGAGTTCCGGGCCGCCGTGGTGCTCTGCGACATCGAGGGGCTGTCGTACGAAGAGATCGCCGCGACCCTCGGGGTGAAACTCGGCACCGTGCGAAGCCGCATCCACCGCGGCCGCTCGCACCTGCGCAAGGCTCTGGAGCACCGGGCGCCCGGAGCGCGCCCGGCGCCCGCGTTCGCTGCCACCGGGTCCAAACCCCTGGAGGGCGGGAGAGCGTGA
- a CDS encoding anti-sigma factor family protein: MSSSGSGEQHRPQRPAPAEQHLGDRLSAFVDGELTDDSRDRVLAHLATCTQCKAAAAEQRRLKSVIAGSELPAISAGLLARLQGLPAMDGQDGPGGPARPEGLSADEAGSVGHRRGPFDGGFFGSRPTLPDSVLSDPGRSDTGRSGSGLARSGGARREEFSFLGPAADLVPSGDGRGRGFRVHDSTSRGRRFAFAAAGAFSMAAIAIGSALPMEAAMDSGARPDDGPAVSPLSAGQVSDTRGTIPRGVLSSDREEQRRERIVVASATSVPLIPPVQQASNGSFPLH, encoded by the coding sequence GTGAGCAGCAGCGGTTCAGGCGAGCAGCACCGTCCCCAACGTCCTGCACCCGCCGAGCAGCACCTCGGTGACCGACTTTCCGCCTTCGTCGACGGCGAGCTGACGGACGACAGCCGGGACCGGGTGCTGGCCCATCTCGCGACATGTACGCAGTGCAAGGCCGCCGCCGCCGAGCAGCGCCGGCTCAAGAGCGTGATCGCCGGCTCGGAGCTGCCGGCCATATCGGCCGGTCTGCTGGCGCGGCTGCAGGGCCTGCCGGCCATGGACGGCCAGGACGGCCCCGGTGGCCCGGCGCGGCCCGAGGGTCTGTCGGCCGACGAGGCGGGCAGCGTCGGCCACCGTCGCGGCCCGTTCGACGGCGGCTTCTTCGGCTCGCGGCCGACGCTTCCCGACTCGGTGCTCTCCGACCCCGGCAGGTCCGACACCGGTCGCTCCGGCTCCGGCCTGGCCCGATCAGGGGGCGCGCGGCGCGAGGAGTTCTCCTTCCTCGGCCCGGCCGCCGATCTGGTGCCGTCCGGTGACGGGCGCGGCCGCGGCTTCCGGGTCCACGACAGCACCTCCCGGGGTCGGCGCTTCGCCTTCGCCGCGGCCGGCGCCTTCTCGATGGCCGCGATCGCCATCGGCAGCGCGCTGCCGATGGAGGCGGCGATGGACAGCGGCGCCCGGCCGGACGACGGCCCCGCGGTCAGCCCGCTCAGCGCCGGTCAGGTCTCCGACACCCGCGGCACCATCCCGCGCGGCGTGCTCAGTTCGGACCGCGAGGAGCAGCGGCGCGAGCGGATCGTGGTCGCGTCGGCCACCTCCGTGCCGTTGATACCGCCGGTCCAGCAGGCGTCGAACGGCTCGTTCCCGCTGCACTGA
- a CDS encoding sec-independent translocase, whose protein sequence is MFFDIGPLELVAIVVLAVLVFGPDKLPKLIQDAMAFIRKVREFSDSAKEDIRRELGPEFKDFEFEDLNPKTFIRKNLINSENDEYGLGELKDLGKSLDLRKDLTDVTDLRKDMAEVTDAVNGVRTGVNGSSSSSASSGTASSGAGSADSGGTPDRLKKLGPDEPPPYDSDAT, encoded by the coding sequence GTGTTCTTCGACATAGGCCCGCTGGAGCTGGTCGCGATCGTGGTCCTTGCCGTGCTTGTCTTCGGCCCGGACAAGCTGCCGAAGCTGATCCAGGACGCCATGGCCTTCATCCGCAAGGTGCGGGAGTTCTCCGACAGCGCCAAGGAGGACATCCGCCGCGAGCTGGGGCCGGAGTTCAAGGACTTCGAGTTCGAGGACCTCAACCCGAAGACCTTCATCCGCAAGAACCTGATCAACAGCGAGAACGACGAGTACGGCCTCGGCGAGCTGAAGGACCTCGGCAAGAGCCTTGACCTGCGCAAGGACCTCACCGACGTCACCGACCTGCGCAAGGACATGGCGGAGGTAACCGACGCGGTCAACGGGGTCAGGACGGGCGTCAACGGCTCGTCCTCGTCGTCAGCCTCTTCGGGGACGGCTTCTTCCGGGGCCGGCTCCGCGGACTCCGGCGGCACCCCCGACCGGTTGAAGAAGCTGGGTCCGGACGAGCCGCCGCCGTACGACTCCGACGCGACCTGA